CATGCCGTTGACAGCCAGCTCACAGGGGCCCGTTGCCGTGGGTACGATATATCCGCCCGGGCACATGCAAAAGGAATAGATGCCTCTATCCTCGTATTGGCAGGCCAGCCGGTAGGTGGCCGCCGGAAGGTTTGAATGCCGCGGGTGGTGATGGTATTGCGCGGCATCAATCAAGGCCTGGGGATGCTCCACTCGCACGCCGATTGCCAGGGGTTTTGCCTCGATGAGAAAGCCCCTGTCATGAAACCACTGATAGAGGTCGCGAGCCGAATGGCCGGCGGCCAGTATGACGGCATCCGCCGTTACCTGATTGCCGTCCGACAGGCGAACGCCGGTGACGGCGCCTTCATTCAATATAAAGTCCGTGACCCTGGCGTTAAAATGAACTTCCCCGCCGCAGGTTGTGATGGTTTCGCGAATCCGTTGAACCACGGCGGGCAATTTATTGGAACCGATATGGGGATGGGCGTCTATTAGAATATCCTCGGATGCGCCATGGTAAACGAGCAGTTGCAGAATCTTTCCCGCATCGCCTCGTTTGGTGGCACGGGTGTAGAGCTTGCCGTCTGAAAAAGTACCCGCGCCCCCTTCGCCGAAGCAGTAATTGGAGTTGGGGTCAATGGTTCCGTCCCGTAAAATTCCGGCGATGCGTTTGCGCCGTGCGCGAACATTCTCCCCTTGCTCCAGGACAATCGGCTTGATCCCGTTTTCAATCAGCGCCAAAGCCGCAAAATAACCTGCCGGACCGGCGCCCACAATGATAACGCGGGGCGTTGGCGCCACGGGTTCAAACCGGAACATCGGTTTATCAGCGGCGTTTTGTCTTTTTGGGTTGATCTCGATTCGAAGGACGAAATGGGGGGGGTTCCGGCGTGCATCGACCGAGCGCTTGATAATGCGATAGTGCTCACCAACATGGGGGTGTTTTTCAAGAATTCGGCGAGAAAGATAAGCCTTATCGTAAATAAACTTTGGAGCTACTGTGATATCGACAAAATGGACCAACCCCGCACCCTTTTCCCTATAGCACCTTGCAGTAGGTGGACTTTCCATCACCCGGCGCGTAAAAGTCTTCCATTACCGAGGCCACCCGGTAGCCGTGCTGCTCGTAAAAGGCACGGGTGCTGGCGTACTGAACGCGCTGAGATGTTTCCACATACATGCGGGTTCCGCCGGCCTCCCGGGTCATTTTTTCGCTCTCAGCCAATAATTTGCTTCCCAGGCCCCGGCTCTGGAAATCCGGATGCACCGCAATCCAATAGAGGTCGTAGGCGGAAGCCGTGCACGCGATCGGGCCGTAACAGGCATAGCCGACCAAGCGGCTGTACTGCTCGGCCAAAATGAATCTGTATCCGCTGGCTTCACCCGTGTCCAGATAGGTCTGCACCAGTTCCATGGCCACACCGATTTCCGCATCATTGAAAAATCCGGTGATTTCCACCAAGCGCCCGATGCGCTCTTTGTCTCTGGGAAGGAGATTGGTTCTATAGGTTACGTTGTTGAGATAAGGAAAATGCACGTCTTTTTTCATGCTGTGTTGAACGCCGGCCGCCGAAATTCCGGTAAAGAACCGCAAGGCGTTGGTGCCCAGGGTGCGGGTCCGATAACCGCCTTCCTGAACAACGAGCGTGGGAAGACCGGCCGCGCCGATCATTTTCCCGTTGATCTCGAAGTCTTTTCCCGTGAGCGACCAGGTGCCGGTGGGATCACCCTTGGCCGGATCGAGTCCCAACGCCACGACGAGAAAGGTGGGACGGAAGTCTTTTATTCGTTCCAAGGCCAAGGCGAGGGCTTTGTGGTATTTTTCGCCGGTGACCGATTCAGGTAGCGGCAGGTTCAGGTTGAAGCCTTCACCGTCCGCCGCACCGATGTCATCTTCAAATCCGGAAAAATAGGGATATGCGAACTTCGGATGACCGTGAATGGATACCGTAAAGACATCGGATCGCTCGTAGAAAATATTCTCTTGGCCGTTTCCGTGGTGGTAATCGATATCCAGAATGGCGACCCGGCCATAGGCCCTGAGAAACTGGGCCGCAATAGCGACATTGTTGAAATAGCAGAACCCGCCAAAGGTTTTGCGTTCGGCGTGGTGACCGGGTGGGCGGACCAGGGCATAGGCAATGCGTCGACCGTCTAAAATTTCCTTTGCCGCCGTGAGCGCACAATCCACTCCGTGGCGTGCCGCTTTATACGCGTTTCGGTTTAAGGGGGTAAAGGTGTCGATACAATAATAGCCGGCCAGCACAGAGCGATCCTTGGGCGGCCGGGTCTGATTCCGAATGGGAAACACATACGGATAAAGGGATTTGCCATCGGGCACCTCCAGGCAGGTTCGGCGCAAATAGGTTATGAACCCATTGTCGTGAACCGCTGAAATGTGCTTGTCCGGAAAGCTTCGCGGTTTGATCGTGTCAAAAAGACCGCTTTTATCCAGTTCGGCCATAATGCTTTCGACCCGAACCGGGGCTTCAACATATCCCCGCTCATGAATGTGGTGAATGGTGTGGTGTGTGGTGACGACGATGGCCATGCGTTCCAACGAGCGTCCCTCGACTTTCGAACGGACCGCTTCGGGCTTTACATATTGAAAGGGTCGCAACCGAACCGGGTTGTCCTTTATGGAATCCACAACTTTTTTGACATATTCCGGCGGGCAGTATTCTGCGTATTTTCGTTCCAAAATCGCTTGAACCACTTTTTTCATAAAGCCGGGTTTGAGCTCGCGCTGCTTGCTTAAGCCGTCATAAACCAAATGCGGCATACAGACATCTTCCGGCTTCACCGGGCTTTCATAGCCGGTGTGGATGATGGGGCGGG
This Desulfobacterales bacterium DNA region includes the following protein-coding sequences:
- a CDS encoding GNAT family N-acetyltransferase, which codes for MIRIRRIYDDVLPGNVDTLRQVKDILRFRFSSVPEEEIESIGEKLRNPFKQRFRSVLFVAENLRNRVLGFALVLYEPDIGFCYLDWIATADIRSGVGGALYERVRQEADALGTAGLFFECLPDEASLCPDTALLKENQKRLRFYEQYGARPIIHTGYESPVKPEDVCMPHLVYDGLSKQRELKPGFMKKVVQAILERKYAEYCPPEYVKKVVDSIKDNPVRLRPFQYVKPEAVRSKVEGRSLERMAIVVTTHHTIHHIHERGYVEAPVRVESIMAELDKSGLFDTIKPRSFPDKHISAVHDNGFITYLRRTCLEVPDGKSLYPYVFPIRNQTRPPKDRSVLAGYYCIDTFTPLNRNAYKAARHGVDCALTAAKEILDGRRIAYALVRPPGHHAERKTFGGFCYFNNVAIAAQFLRAYGRVAILDIDYHHGNGQENIFYERSDVFTVSIHGHPKFAYPYFSGFEDDIGAADGEGFNLNLPLPESVTGEKYHKALALALERIKDFRPTFLVVALGLDPAKGDPTGTWSLTGKDFEINGKMIGAAGLPTLVVQEGGYRTRTLGTNALRFFTGISAAGVQHSMKKDVHFPYLNNVTYRTNLLPRDKERIGRLVEITGFFNDAEIGVAMELVQTYLDTGEASGYRFILAEQYSRLVGYACYGPIACTASAYDLYWIAVHPDFQSRGLGSKLLAESEKMTREAGGTRMYVETSQRVQYASTRAFYEQHGYRVASVMEDFYAPGDGKSTYCKVL
- a CDS encoding FAD-binding protein, with product MVHFVDITVAPKFIYDKAYLSRRILEKHPHVGEHYRIIKRSVDARRNPPHFVLRIEINPKRQNAADKPMFRFEPVAPTPRVIIVGAGPAGYFAALALIENGIKPIVLEQGENVRARRKRIAGILRDGTIDPNSNYCFGEGGAGTFSDGKLYTRATKRGDAGKILQLLVYHGASEDILIDAHPHIGSNKLPAVVQRIRETITTCGGEVHFNARVTDFILNEGAVTGVRLSDGNQVTADAVILAAGHSARDLYQWFHDRGFLIEAKPLAIGVRVEHPQALIDAAQYHHHPRHSNLPAATYRLACQYEDRGIYSFCMCPGGYIVPTATGPCELAVNGMSFSGRKGPFANAGMVVEVLPEDIQADHAKGPLSVLAFQRALEAKAFRMGGGNGQRAPAQRMTDFIKSKLSDRLPTSSYLPGIASAPLHELLPPFVTRRLAAAFDIFNRKLKGFLTEEALLIAVESRTSSPVRIPRNAGNLMHSQLFRLFPCGEGAGYAGGIVSSAMDGQRVAKQVADFINNIN